From the genome of Biomphalaria glabrata chromosome 1, xgBioGlab47.1, whole genome shotgun sequence, one region includes:
- the LOC106051861 gene encoding uncharacterized protein LOC106051861, with amino-acid sequence MIYPRERVVASVLGVMTLVGPIWLQLQEVQMSSDLEALCDAITDIAWVIDPANVSNTILCVAGYVVPTQSCDQRPKSVGQLRTCLTQTKAINMRFHPKVMDYILRLSDPEIKQSGSDPTPVTTTHHWNQVKVVQFDHSTKRTATTRHRPGQSKQGVTTTQLHKEMTRDRTPKLSHSPHLLKDKTVREENSSEPSAEKEEVTALVTLRDNHEDKSFPDSGKLFWSALWPGKKVETTHASEGVGRPTELSLLINGVKNARDSWLEATRSVDQVSRLSRVTMIEDVFPSHPCLRHRKSLILPHPSRCHWYYDCSQPPSNPVWKTVEPLTLECPYPSLFSETKLTCQAYNEVDCGQRTEYKTPCDYRENTCTVPSCHSCQTHLASCVGLPDGVHPFPGRHWSPWFVQCQGERTMLQGRCDADRAPIFSPDSGQCVSLQWVPKQYGGTRNECQGRKDGYHADETGICHVFFECRSEQFLREYSCPGDANFDPKASQCNSSAVIPPCGPVTSEDVSNIFCTGQQDGFYADLFGRCSLYYECKNFHLRAFLKCAVGAFNPRKHVCDSKLDFHGPCGLRPNPCNGKSDGIYADSTSNCLSSVTCKNGYVSRVEPCPDGLVFDVVTKRCQLPKLAAPPCGIAPTCAGKLDGKYPNEAQGCAHYVKCSNESLVGFGECDITEGGFFFNPVSRECDFPQNICPPCGNNKKLKW; translated from the exons ATGATTTACCCTAGAGAACGAGTCGTGGCCAGCGTTCTGGGCGTAATGACTCTCGTGGGTCCGATTTGGCTGCAGCTGCAAGAGGTTCAGATGAGTTCTGATTTAGAAGCACTGTGTGATGCTATCACTGATATAGCTTGG GTAATAGACCCAGCCAATGTTTCCAATACAATACTCTGCGTCGCTGGCTATGTTGTGCCTACTCAGTCATGTGATCAGAGACCTAAGTCCGTAGGTCAACTGAGGACATGTTTGACCCAAACCAAGGCGATCAACATGCGATTTCACCCTAAAgttatggactatattttgaGATTAAGTgatccagaaataaaacaaagtggGTCTGATCCTACACCTGTCACGACCACGCATCACTGGAATCAAGTGAAGGTAGTCCAGTTTGACCACTCTACCAAACGTACAGCTACCACACGACATAGGCCTGGACAAAGTAAACAAGGTGTAACAACAACGCAGCTTCACAAAGAAATGACGAGAGATCGAACGCCTAAATTATCTCACTCACCTCACCTGCTCAAAGATAAAACAGTCAGGGAAGAAAACTCGTCCGAACCATCAGCGGAAAAAGAAGAAGTTACCGCCCTTGTAACACTCAGAGATAATCACGAAGACAAGAGTTTTCCGGACTCAGGCAAATTGTTTTGGTCAGCTCTGTGGCCAGGGAAAAAAGTCGAGACAACTCACGCCAGCGAGGGTGTTGGACGACCCACCGAGTTATCATTATTGATCAATGGTGTCAAGAACGCCCGAGATAGTTGGCTGGAGGCTACTAGGTCTGTTGACCAAGTAAGCCGGTTGTCAAGAGTAACCATGATTGAAG ATGTGTTCCCCAGCCACCCTTGTCTACGTCACAGGAAGTCGCTcattctcccccacccctcacGATGTCATTGGTATTACGATTGCTCCCAGCCCCCCAGTAATCCTGTTTGGAAGACAGTCGAGCCCTTGACTTTGGAATGCCCTTACCCGTCGCTCTTCTCAGAGACCAAACTGACCTGTCAGGCTTATAACGAAGTGGACTGCGGTCAGCGCACGGAGTATAAGACCCCAT GTGACTATAGAGAGAACACATGTACAGTGCCTTCGTGTCACAGCTGCCAGACACACTTAGCCAGCTGTGTCGGACTGCCGGACGGTGTCCACCCATTTCCTGGACGCCACTGGTCCCCGTGGTTCGTGCAGTGCCAGGGGGAGAGGACCATGTTGCAAGGGCGATGTGACGCGGACAGGGCGCCCATATTTTCTCCCGACTCTGGGCAATGTGTATCCCTCCAATGGGTGCCCAAACAGTACGGCGGAACCAGAAACGAATGTCAAGGCCGAAAAGACGGATACCATGCGGATGAGACTGGGATATGTCACGTGTTCTTTGAGTGCAGATCCGAGCAGTTCCTTCGGGAGTACTCTTGTCCAG GTGACGCTAACTTTGACCCTAAAGCCTCACAATGTAACAGCTCTGCGGTGATCCCTCCATGCGGCCCGGTCACATCGGAGGACGTGTCCAATATTTTTTGCACTGGTCAACAAGATGGATTCTATGCTGATCTTTTTGGAAGGTGCTCGCTCTATTACGAGTGTAAAAACTTCCACCTTCGGGCGTTTCTCAAGTGCGCTGTCGGCGCCTTTAACCCCAGAAAACATGTATGCGATTCGAAGCTTGACTTCCACGGGCCTTGCGGACTTCGACCGAATCCCTGTAATGGAAA ATCAGATGGCATCTACGCGGATTCAACGTCCAACTGCCTGTCCTCGGTCACTTGTAAAAATGGTTATGTCTCTAGAGTAGAGCCATGTCCAGATGGTCTCGTATTTGACGTGGTTACCAAGAGATGCCAGCTTCCTAAACTGGCTGCTCCACCCTGTGGCATAGCACCTACTTGTGCTGGGAAG